AAACCTCCCCTCACTGCCCCCGTGggtgggtggcagcagggcccagcacacccagctcaccccggggctggagctggggctggcagagcccgCCCGGGTCACCGTGCAGAGGGAAACAGGCAGGAACATTCTGCAGCCTTGCCGGGGAGCTCAGGGCTTTTCTCCCCCGTGTAACTGCTCCCGGTGCTCAGAGCCCAGCGGGGCGCTACCAGAGCCCCCCGTGCTGCCCTGCACCTGCAGAACCTGTGCGGGCAACTTGGGCACgtggagctctgcagccacgGCCTGTGAGCACCCTGCCgggctccctgcagcctccctcgGCTCTGGCAGTCTGGGAGGAGAGCTGGGGGCCCATGGGGGCTCTGCAGCGCcgaggcagcagctccagataCCTCAGGGGCTACAAACATCTCCCACTAGAGGTTTCGTGCTCCAGGAACTGCACACCTCAGCCTGGCTTCAAGCCAGGCTGCTGCCCGAGCACTGTGAGGGGGGCCCTGCCCAGTGTGGCTTTGCTGGGCTCTTTCCCAAACCCAGGGGTGTGTTAGGGAccatgggagcagctggggagtcCAAAGCCTCAGGGGTGCCCTGGGAGAGCACGAGGGGTCTTGTCCTCCAAAGCCTGACTAGTCACATAACAGCCAGAGAAAAGGTACAAAAGCTGCTAATTTCTGCCCTGCTAGTGCAGCTCATAtgctttggggtttgtttttacCAAAGAGCTGGTTGGCGACTGCTGCTGTCAATCTCATAAAGCATTTTAATAGAGTATATAAATATTGAACTACAAAAATAGACAGCTCTGACTGCGCAGGCACACTGAGGGTGAGTGCGGGCAGGCCAAGCCTCGCTAGTCTATGAGGGTGATGTCTTTCAAGAGGTTTCAAACTGAATTGGAAGGAAATGGGGTCTGATctcaccctgcagctccctcctgcccacaCCAGCTGCGGAGGCAGTGAGGGTCCTGCGGGAGGCTGCTGCccaccagcctggcagggcgctggctgcaggcaggggccGAGTCCCGGCTGggccagccaggctggcagcccaCATGCCAGGGCGAAACCTGCTCCTCGAGTcgccctgagcagcacaggtcTGACAGCAGCGGAGCAGAGTGACCTTTGCCCTGCCTGGCCGCAGAGCCGTCCCCTCCTAGCGCTGTTTCACAACACCCAGGGTGTGATTGTAAAGCTGGCAGTGTGGTTGGAAATGGGGCGAGGCTGCCCCAGCGGGGCGAAGGCAGCTGCCTACGGCCGCTGTGCTgagaggggtgggaggccatGGGGGAGGACCGGGGGCCGCTCAGCCCTCAGCAGCAAGCCCAGGCCTGGCTGTGGATGTGACTGAGAACCAAAATGCTGGTGCCGAGGAGAGCCCTGTGCAGGGGGCACAGggtgcagccctgctccagcagcacgtGGGGCCCGGCTGCAGCGGCCGAGGAGCCACGGAGCGTGCAGCAGGACTGCCAATCTCGGCACTTCTCCAGCTGCCTTGTCCGAGTCCTGCGTGTGAACGTGACTGAGGGGAAATCCGTGCTGGAGACAGCCAAACCGCTGCACAGGGGAGCGTGGGACAGGGCctggccagcacagcagcactgtccTTGCGGAAGGGGATCCCTCCGTCACCCACAGGGTCGACCTCGTGCAGCTGCCTGCGTCCTGGAGAACCTTCCTGGCGATGTCCTGGGCCCTCTCCAGTGCCCGGTGCCGGTgatgccagggctggaggccgGGCTGGGCTCATCCCGCGGCGCCGAGCCATGTGCtgcacagcctgctgctgctgcacgcCCACTCCCAGCACCCCGGGCCAGGGAAAGCAACCCGGCACCCAccgagggcagcagcagcaccaggaaaaatctcatttcaaaaatgcttcctcttctttctttcttctcttttttcctcgCAAGCTCCGGACAGGCGCTCGGACGCGTCCCCTTCCCAGCCCGGGTGCTGGATGCTCCCCGGTCCCGCAGCATTGCCGGTAACATCCCCGGCTCAGACCTTTCGGGCAGAGGGGACCCTTCCTGGCTGCCGCTGGGTGGGAGGCGCGGGCAGGGCTCCGCTTTCGGCCGCCCCTTCCGCTCCACCGAGGGGCCGGGGGAAAGAACCTCggcccgcgcccgccccggTGCCGCCGCGCTCCGGCCTTGCCGGGCCGGTCGGGCCGCGCCGTCCCCTCGCCGCCTACTCCTGGGCCCGGGGGGCACCGTGGGCACCGGACCCCTGCCTCTTGCCGGGCTCGCCCTTGGCCGACCTGGCCCTGGCCGCCGGCTCCTGCCGGGGGTGCCGCTGGCCccgggcggccgcggcggcgccgGCCGAGGCGCGGGGCTGGCCCGGGGGCTccggcggcgggcgctgcgggcCGTGCGGCCGCGGCGTGTACAGGAACAGGGCCGGGTCGGGCATGGCGTCGTGCTCCTCCTGCGCGGGGTCCCTGGGCCGGCCGCCGTCCCCGGGCGGGCGCCGGGCGGGCGGCCTGTGGCCGCGGCGCCGGGGCCGACCCTCGGCCGGGGGCTGCTCGGGGGgcggccgcccgcccgcccggggGCCCGGCAGCCGCTGGGCCGTGGCGTGCAGCTGCAGCGAGAGGTAGGCGGCCGCCTCCGTCTGCTTCTGCAGCTCGGTGTCGAGGATGGTGACGCGGTGGCTCCGGCgcttcagctcctccaggaacCGGCGCTCCTTGCTGCGGAGGCTGGAGCGCAGCGCGGCCACCAGCGTCTccttgtgctgcagctccttgcGCAGCTCCAGGttgtccttctccttctcctgcagctgggccTCCATCGCCCGGCACTTCTCCTCCAGCTCGCGGTCCAGGACATCTGTGGGTCAAGGCACAGAGGGGTCAGGAAGGGGAGCGGGGCTCAGCCCCACTGCTTCATGCAGTCCCGGCATGGACGTGGCTGCTGACCGCTCCGTGGTGCCAGCATCTCCCGGCAGTGCCATTGAGGCTGCTTGGGTGCTTCTTGAAGTCGGGAAAGAGCTCCCTGTGAGCTGCCCGAGCACGGGCTCACTGCCAGCGCAGGCACAGGAGCCCCAGCACCGGCTGCTGGCGCGGTGCCGTGTGTAACACCCAAATGTGGGGTGACAGCAAAAGGCAGTTTCAGTGGAGGATGTTGTTGCCATGGAACCTGCTGCCTCTACCTTGCTGCAGTTTAAAAATTTCCCTAGGTAAGTTGTTTTTCACCCTAAAAGTGACTTTGAATGTGTGCAGAGGGTGTGGGGGAGCACACGggctggaagagaaaaggaattgGTGCAGGGAAACCGTCAGCCCAACTTTGGAGGGACTTTTGGCCTCAAGCCTGGGACTCCAAAGCCTAGTTAGTCAGGATGGAGATGCTAATCCACGATTACAGAGGAATTGCTGGCTGCGctcagcagggaaggagcctcCATCCTGGGATAAGGGAGCGAGTTCTAGGGAATGCTGTCGTGGGGCAGGGTGGCCAGGCAGCTTGGGGAGTTCGCAGCTTGGGGTTCAAGGGCCAAGCccagtgggcagcaggagggctgAGGAGTCCtgaccccagccctggctgcctgctccagcacccagCCCTTGGCAGGGTGCAGGCTGGCACCTGCCCGTGCTCCCTGGCCTGCCCAGGCCTGCTCCCATCCTCTGCAATAATCTGCTTTTTATAATGTGATTGGCAGCTGCTTACAGCCTCAGCTCCTCAGTGTTTCTGCAGCTTTATAATGAGGTCTTAGGGAGGCGGTTGCAGGCAGTAATTATTGCATGAATGGCATTAGGAGAGCAATCATTTGATGGCATCGTAAATGAGGTGCTGCCCCATAAATGTGCCAAAGTGTAGCTCTAAAAGGCTGAAGGATGGGCAGGCACCATGGGTGAGACTCGCTGCATTGTGGCTGGTGACACCCCGATGGCACCTGGTGGGTGGGGCACCAGGCCCTCAGCCAGGAAAGCCCAGGGGTGCAGAGAAGGGACCCCTGGCTGCACGGAAGGGGCTGGGAGTTTGGAATTCCCATGGAGCCAGCCATGGCACTGTGTCAGGGTGCCGAGGGCGAGGACCCTGCTGGCCCCAGTGAGAGCAGCCCACACCCACCCTGGGactgcctgccctggcactgaggacagagcacaggctggggctCGGTGCCAGGCACCGTGCCCAGGCAGCGCCAGGGAGGAGTTTCAGTTTCATCTGTGggacagaggaaggagaggagccaggctgctcccagagcagcctctgccgGCCGCGGGGCTCCCGGGCATCACCAGCAGTTACTGGTACAGCAGTTACACTGCCAGCAGGCTGTGCACGCTGCCTTCCCAGTCCTGCCCTCGGCCCCACTGCCCCCTCAGGCAaggtccctgtcccttccctgcagccctgatAGGCCCCTCTGGCCGCAGGCTCTTCTGCACCCACACCTGCTCCCCCTTACCTTGTGCCCAAAGCTGTGCTCTTACCTTGTTGGCGGGCCTCCAGCTCTTTCATTTCCAGGTCATGGGTGAGCTCTGGAAGAGAAATCCAGCAGGACTGAGGAGGAGCATCCCACCCATTCTGTTCTCCCCAGGtcttcctctgctccctttgggcCACTGGACATCACTGTGGCTGCAGTGCTATCTCTGCCCAGCCTTCATGGGAGTGTGGCCATCTTGGAGCACTAGCCACAGGCTGAGCAAAAATAGGCAATTCTGGCAATTTATATGTTATTAAGCAGCCTCATGGATGAGACATTGTCCGCAGGAtgctctgctcctctgacaatgcctttcctttttctaaaagAATTGCTGAACCATTTTTCAGTGCTGTAAACCAAGAAAAGAGCAGAGCAATGGATTCAAAATAGACCAAAGGGTAAGCTGCCAcccaaagcatttcaaaatttaCTGCTCCAGGCTGATCGCTGCCGCCGCATGTGACGCAAGCGGGGACGGCCTCTTCCCAGCATTATGTGC
Above is a genomic segment from Vidua chalybeata isolate OUT-0048 chromosome 20, bVidCha1 merged haplotype, whole genome shotgun sequence containing:
- the CCDC92B gene encoding coiled-coil domain containing 92B, with the protein product MTPSGRPLGPRRSPQAWTVNLVAMETVSLEHQIQSVQRHIAFLKKEQMELLHDLHLEILRLQKHCSELTHDLEMKELEARQQDVLDRELEEKCRAMEAQLQEKEKDNLELRKELQHKETLVAALRSSLRSKERRFLEELKRRSHRVTILDTELQKQTEAAAYLSLQLHATAQRLPGPRAGGRPPPEQPPAEGRPRRRGHRPPARRPPGDGGRPRDPAQEEHDAMPDPALFLYTPRPHGPQRPPPEPPGQPRASAGAAAAARGQRHPRQEPAARARSAKGEPGKRQGSGAHGAPRAQE